The Lycium ferocissimum isolate CSIRO_LF1 chromosome 1, AGI_CSIRO_Lferr_CH_V1, whole genome shotgun sequence genome includes a region encoding these proteins:
- the LOC132063405 gene encoding uncharacterized protein LOC132063405 — protein sequence MANLTKREFVALDISGDSNSYMSWILDAEIHLNAMGLADTIKDKNEASDQDRAKAMIFLRHHLDENLKMEYLTVKDPLTLWNDLRDRYDHLKMVILPQANYDWLHLRLQDFKSIKAYNSAMFKIISQLKLCGQNVTEHDMLEKTFSTFPASSML from the coding sequence ATGGCAAATCTTACTAAACGTGAATTTGTAGCCTTAGATATATCCGGAGACTCTAATAGCTATATGTCTTGGATTCTTGATGCCGAGATTCACCTTAATGCGATGGGTCTGGCAGACACcattaaagataaaaatgagGCATCCGACCAAGACCGTGCCAAGGCAATGATATTCCTCCGCCATCatcttgatgagaatttgaaaatggaatatctcaCGGTTAAAGATCCTCTTACGCTGTGGAATGATCTGAGAGATAGATATGATCACCTGAAGATGGTCATACTACCACAAGCAAATTATGATTGGCTCCATTTAAGGCTACAAGATTTTAAATCTATTAAGGCATATAATTCTGCaatgtttaaaattatttctcaGTTAAAATTATGTGGTCAAAATGTTACTGAGCATGATATGCTGGAGAAAACATTCTCCACTTTTCCCGCCTCGAGTATGCTCTAA